GattatttgcaaaccatggaaacGGATCGACGAATTCCATCTCCCGAGCATCACCATCAGTGGGTGAATCTGAATTTCCTGGTAATTTACTAGGCTTCTTATATATTTTACACAAGCAAAAATCTGTAAACTGCACCAAATTAGAGATAACAAATCAAAATTTTGTACAAAAGAATCAGAAGAATAAATGACAATAATGAGGGTGACCAGCAATGTATATGAGGGTGTGTGTACTCACTGGCTTCACTGTATCGGTTGAACATTCCATATTAGTGTCAGGAACTGCTGCAATTTCAGCATCGACCACAACGTACTCTACCATTTTGATATCAGCATTGGTACTTTCTTTGGTCGATGAATCCTTATTGAATATATGGTAAGCCAAAGTCCTTTTAGTCCCAATTACTCTTTTGTGTTCGTCTTGTATCGGTTTAACTTTCCCGTAAGCTTTCCAGTGTCCCTCATGATTACCAGCATCACGTCTAGGTCGACCCCCTTTAGGATATTTTCGTTCTCTGGTAGTGAAGAAATGCCATTCTGATCCATATACAGCATATTCCTTATACTTCTCTATCAATTATCAAGAAGAACAATAACATCACCTTGTGAATAACATGTAAGATATAtataaagaagatgatgaaactcATAAACAAAATAATATATCTACCTGTAAGGTCCGCATAAGTGAAATCACGAAGATTAACTTCTTGGATGTCATTAGATTCTAACTGTTGGCCTCTGATTTTTTTAGAGAGGAAATCAGATATCAACTGTGCATCAGTTGGTTTAAATCTAAAACCGATTGGTCTTAATGATCCATCCATATAGATCCTGCATTGAGTAGTACTAAAACAAAAGACAGAAATAAGAATCTGGTCACAAAATAAGAACACGAGACAAAAGACAACAAGATTACAAGGCATTCATATCATCTTGTTTATACCTGCAAGTAAATTGATCAGCAGCTGGGCTGTTCTTTTCCGATGGAGATGAATCGGAGTTTGAGACAATATTTTggtcacccatcttcttcttcatcttactTTAACATAGTCATACAGGGagaaaatcaagaaaaatacagTAAAATGAAAGATGATCAAGATTATTAGGAGTAAAGAGAAACAAAAGGGTAAAGATTGATGAATGATTGTATTAAGAGGAAGAACCAAGAATATAAACAACACCAATATTACTGTGAacacctttttatttgagttcACATCCAATTGATTAAAAATACAAAGCAATAGATAACTTCATATGAAACTACAAATCAAGAGCAAAATATAAGATGCGGAGAAATAAAGAGGTAATAACACAAACgaattaacgtggttcgacaacggTGTGTCTACATTCAAGGGAAAATGAAAGATGGGTTTTATTATTTGTGGGTGTTATAAAATATGATGAGTTCTATTaccgagaaagagaaggaaggaAGGTGTTCAATGATTTAAGAGGAGGAACCAAGGATCTTCAACCTTCATCTCCTCTTCCCATCAGTCCACCGACCCGTCCCCTTCTCCCTCTTCTCCCTGCTGCTTTATaaggaagagaaacttgtttatTACTAAAGTGCCAttagcttagtttctaagcactCTTAGAGTTGATCCAGTGTGTGCCGTTGTAGGCTTGTGTCCAGCTTCAGCTCATAATAGCCGTCCACGTGTCAAGGTATTTTTGgtgtatacaatttgccccttttcttgaggaTTGATGATGAGCGATCCTCAAGAAAAATCACCCTTGCCACGTTTGTCCATGCTTCCGTTATTTTCTTCAATTGCTCCTTATCGTTGGGATTGGTGCTGAGTTCTGGGTGAACTATGCTTCGTTTTGCTTTCATCAATGTCATTGGACATATCGCCTTTGTTGCGTGGCCTGAGCTATCGTCAGGTTGCTATTGTTATCATCGTCGCACTATGCACCATCATCGTCGTTGCTTGTGAGTCTCATTTCGGGTAATCAAATGAGCAGCGACATGGATTAATGATTCCAGCGGGTGGTAATAGATACGTCCATCACTTAGAGGCAGCAGCTTGATCGTAGCATCGTAGCTGTCGTGCCTTCATTCTTACAACAGAGTTGGGTTTGCCACAACAACAGCAACACAGGTGCGTCTCAACAGCATAAGTGGATCTTCATCCATCATATTCCGAGAATGAGACGCAACATAAGTGGATCTCAGCATCATAGCAATATCGCTTTGTTGGCACATCATGATTGTTGACAGCAGCGAAAAAAACTTTGGGCAACAACATTGCTTTATTCACATAGCAGCTCCGGCGTCGGCCAGGCAACATCTCTTTTGTTAATACGTACCAATAGCTGTTCGTAGCTTCTTGGTCTTGTCTACATCCAGCTTTATTGGTTTGCTTGCCTTCCTCCTTACAGCTCCCACAGTTTGCTTATGTTCGTCTTCATGCTCATGTGGCTCTTTTCTTGAGCCAAGGATCATACATGGGCCTCGTAGGATTACTCAAATTTATCTGGCACAATAATGTAAGTGGACGACATTTCGTAAGAGTTTTTTGTATTATAATAAATAAGGTAAATTCATCGTATGAGCAGTAACAAATTTATTAAGTATTTGTATGGTTTGATCTTGCCCCTGCATTGTGGGGAATCGTAAATCCATTGTCGCAGAGGTAAGATGAGTGTTTGaacctgtcaccccgttggccaatctcgggccaggagattaccgaacggtgggggttgaaaatctcccggagacgtggtgtaaaactgaatgttttgtaaacacccgttccgctgagctgccaaaggcatgtcatgtTGGGCATCTCTTTCTTATGGAAGCCTTCTCCCTGGTCGTACACTCATAGACGCTTATgggggagtccggagagattgcGTGTGAACGCTTTACCCAGTATGAAGATATGAGACCGGTGGTGTTGTGAGATTTGTAAAAATGTAGTTTACAAAAATATAAGACATGTACCAAGTACGCAAAATGTGTGTTGTGTGCGTGATAATGTATGCCAGTATAAATAAAATGTAAGGAATGTAAGGAGTATTCGGTATTTGCAAACTCTGTAGTTAGGTGTGATGTATGTATGCCCCCTTTTGGTTTCAGAAGTTGATTGTTGAAGCTTGTGGAAGCAAAAGTATTTGTTCTTGCAAAATCTTTGCTTATACATTGAATGAGGTTTGCCGCATGGCGTGGCTGCTGCTTCTGCTACTGGTATGGCCTTTGAAATGAACTGTTTCTTCTTCCCATATCTTCTAATTGACTTCCGAGACGTTGGCTGTGTATGGAGGTAAGCCATCATCATTGTTGATTAGGGAAGGTACTGAATCTTGTCGTTTGATTCTTCGAATTTTGTTGCCCCACTGATCGTGTGTCTCTGCGACATAGCCTCTCTGATACTTTATCATCGACGAATGGTGCTACACTGTAGCCACATATCATTATAGAAACTATGACCTTAGCTATGTTGTTGGGAGCAATTATTACTTGAACTTGAGCTACTGCAAGTGCTTTGCATTCATGGGGGTGAGAGCTTCAAACTACTTCACAACCGAACTTTGGCATCCTAGCACAAACGGGAGTTACATCATTGGAGTGGAGAAACGAAAGTGAAAAGCTTTATCTTCGGGTTTGACATCGTCGTTTTCGGGGATCATCGTCCATGCAAGACTTTGGCTCATCGGTCTTTGGAGATCATCCTCACCAGACTCTACAATATCTTGAGCTATGCTTCCCTGGGACTCGTCCAttttgttcttgtttcatctttaAGCTTGAACTGGACATCAACTTTGGTACTTCAACTTTGAGTTTTTATTTACTTTGCACCTTCTCCACTGGGCTTTGCACCTTCGTGTTGTACTTCAATCCAGCGGAATCAAACTCTGGGTACTTTGATCGTTGGCATCGTAATTTGCACGTTGGCTGAAGGTGAGCTCTGAGCTTCGGATTACTTGACTATGTCAATAATGTGAGCCGTAGAATGGTCCTTCCCTCAACAAGTTATCTGTTGAAGATAAGTCTATTACGGCTTAGACCAAGCAGCGATATTTGTCATGGCTTGGCATCAACGTCAGCCATGCCCCTTCGTGACATCGCTTTGCATGCTCGTCCGCCATGCATCCTCATGACATGGCAGAGCTTCTTCGTCGGCCATGCCCCTTCGTGACATGGCTTTGCATCTTCGTCGTCCATGCCCCTTCATGACATGGCAGAGCTTTGAGTCTTTGTAAAAGAATCTTGGTAGTGTACTTCTGATACTTCCAATTTTAAACTTGGAGTCTTTGTAAAAGACTGTTGCTTGATCTTTTGTTTAAACTGGACAGTGGTTTTGTGAACCTTTTATCGTAGGGTTGGAGGAACAGATTTTTATCTTCGCCGCACCTCCGAAGATACTTGGTTTTTGGTCGTATACCTGCAAAGAGATGAACGAGAAAAACTTGTCGTAATACCCTCACTTGGACTGCGGAGCTTAGATCTTCGGGTTGCTTGAATCTTCGTAGTTGAGTTGGGCGGCGGACGGACCATGCTTCGTCATTGTCGTCGGTGTGAATTGTGTTGAAAAACATGTAAGAAATATGTGGAGTGATGGAATGCATCTCCGGATCAACTGGGCTTTGAGTCAAGCTCTGCACCATCGTCACCTGTAACTTTTCATCCCTGGACTCTGGACATCGTGGAAGACTCTGTCTGTCATAGGACCTTGGATCTTTGTATGGTGTTGCATCGTATCAAAATATTGCATCACCTTCATTGGATTTGTCCTTCGGTTTATTGATATATCCTTGCAAAATTCGCCAAAGAATAGAAGTATACCAAAAGAACACCGGAGTAACTACTTCATCGTCATACAATTTATTcgccaaaagaatacacatacaaTTTCCCCCTTTTCTTCTGACTGTGGCTTCAGTTGAAGTTAGAGGGAAAACTGTCTTCGCATTTTCTACATCGTACTTTGTACAATTTTCCAAAGAATAAAAGTTAAATGGAGAACGAAGTCTCTTTAGCCTTCCCTCTTTACCACATAACATCGTCAGCGGCATGTTTGCCATAGCAAAGAAATCTCAGCAACTGTGCCTCGTTTTTCTCAGCTTGCATGGACACGCTTTCACGACATTGCCCCATTCTTGTATCCGCGGGGGGACTTCGTTTGGGGCCGCAATATCTTTGCAACAACAACGGCAACATCCAATAGCTTCAGGATTGCTTCAACGAATTCTTTGCGGCAAGCACATCACTGTAGTAGAAGAGACTACAATGATGGATTTCGTCGATCAATTGGTCATCACAACAACCTTGTAGCATCGTGCCTATAGTATGAGCACCAGGTGAGCCATGATAACGAATAGCAATCATTGGAGCTGTATGGTTGTTGGAATGGATATTTGGAGCTGCATCATTCATGTCACACCAGTGACATGAAACCATCTTTGGATTAATAAAGGGGCTTTGTATCTTCGGATTGTTGTGAAGCAGCTTTCTTGAACTTGAGCTGATCTGTATGTGCTCATCATTTTGGGTTATGAATCATCATGGAGAGACTTCGGATTGTTGTGGGAAGGCTAGAATATTCCTTGTCATCAGGGTTGTCGTAGTGTGCGGGTTCACTTTGTTCTTTGGTGTAGAGCATCTTCGTTTCTTCATAAAGTATGGTCGAAGAATAGCGAGTGCATGTCACCGTTGAAGAACCTTTGTTGTTGGTTCCTCGTCAGCAGAGCATGCGTTGGTGGAACCTTCGTCAACTGAATCTTCGATGAATAGCATAGCCTTTGTTGTTGGAACCTGAATGGTGGAAGCCTGCATCATCATTGTCTTGGTACGTTGGACCACCATCGTTGGAGTCATTTTCGTCCTTATCTTCGGACTCTGGTTCATCGTTTCTGGCGTTCTTTGGTGCATATGCGGTCGGCTTCGGGTTTTGGCAAGCATTACCAACATCGGACTTCGGCTGGTGCTCTGTATCATCGGGGTGGAAGAAGAGTCATCAGGCTTGAGTTGTACACTGGTAGACCTTGCATCGTCGTCACTGGACTTGTACTTGGGTGAATTTTGTACTTCTTAGGCATCGGCATCACTTTGCACACCGGAATAAAGTTATTATCTGCTTCATTTGTTGATCGTCCTATCTAAGCTTAGGACTTGGGACTGAACTAGACTGCAGCAACCTCGTTCATTATGATCGTGCCAGTCACAGACCTTCTTGAAGTATGCTTCGTAATTAACTCCTCGTGTAGAAAGTAGGTTAACCCATCGTCGTCGACATCAGACTTGGCATCTTCATGCCATC
This genomic stretch from Papaver somniferum cultivar HN1 chromosome 5, ASM357369v1, whole genome shotgun sequence harbors:
- the LOC113281837 gene encoding NAC domain-containing protein 102-like, with translation MKKKMGDQNIVSNSDSSPSEKNSPAADQFTCSTTQCRIYMDGSLRPIGFRFKPTDAQLISDFLSKKIRGQQLESNDIQEVNLRDFTYADLTEKYKEYAVYGSEWHFFTTRERKYPKGGRPRRDAGNHEGHWKAYGKVKPIQDEHKRVIGTKRTLAYHIFNKDSSTKESTNADIKMVEYVVVDAEIAAVPDTNMECSTDTVKPFTDFCLCKIYKKPSKLPGNSDSPTDGDAREMEFVDPFPWFANNLSVEEENECWEMELKEENQTNAYFNELPDMDQNDPDFWDFDGQHLLTDEQLSLIRCDRINSPVAAQHQQQPQQQWHPQQQRQQQWRQQQPTQQQWHQQQQQTQQQWLQQQQQTQQHSHPQQQTQQQWHHQQQQTQQQWHQQQQQTQQHWHPQQQTQQQWHQQQQTQQQWHQQQQTQ